A stretch of the Bdellovibrio sp. 22V genome encodes the following:
- a CDS encoding DUF333 domain-containing protein, giving the protein MLIYLFSVLSHLAFAANSEMTLRYYVNNAYTQVKTQKVDQVRVNDVCVTKKNCKALTAVKSKPFKIQPTKAPFVGNPGANYCWDAGAKNRVLKDQSNNQYDFCVFDDGSMVDAWDLYKAHYPPNVIK; this is encoded by the coding sequence GTGTTGATTTATCTTTTTTCTGTACTCTCGCATCTTGCATTTGCTGCAAACTCCGAAATGACTCTTCGTTATTACGTTAACAATGCTTACACCCAAGTGAAGACTCAGAAAGTCGATCAGGTCAGAGTTAACGATGTTTGTGTAACGAAGAAAAATTGCAAAGCTTTGACGGCTGTAAAGAGTAAGCCTTTTAAAATCCAGCCAACAAAAGCTCCATTTGTAGGAAATCCGGGCGCTAATTACTGTTGGGATGCGGGCGCAAAAAATAGAGTTCTTAAGGACCAAAGTAACAACCAATATGACTTTTGCGTTTTTGATGACGGCTCAATGGTGGATGCATGGGATTTATATAAGGCGCACTACCCGCCAAATGTAATCAAATAG
- a CDS encoding nucleoside deaminase, which yields MKKEFMIRAIELSRKNMQAGAGGPFGAVIVKDGKVIGEGWNKVTSSNDPTAHAEVVAIRNACENAKNFSLEGAEIYTSCEPCPMCLSAIYWARIEKIYYGNTRKDAADIDFDDDFLYQEIPKDIKDRKVPMIQCAHAEALDVFREWQSKLDKVPY from the coding sequence ATGAAAAAGGAATTCATGATTAGAGCCATTGAGCTCTCTAGAAAAAACATGCAGGCAGGTGCCGGCGGTCCGTTTGGCGCTGTCATCGTTAAAGATGGCAAAGTCATTGGCGAAGGCTGGAACAAAGTGACTTCGTCCAATGACCCTACGGCTCACGCAGAAGTTGTGGCTATTCGTAACGCCTGCGAAAACGCAAAAAATTTCAGCCTTGAAGGCGCTGAAATCTATACGAGCTGCGAACCATGTCCTATGTGTTTGTCAGCGATTTACTGGGCTCGTATCGAGAAGATTTATTACGGCAATACCCGCAAAGATGCTGCCGATATCGACTTTGATGATGATTTCCTTTATCAAGAAATTCCCAAAGACATTAAAGACCGCAAAGTGCCAATGATCCAATGTGCTCACGCCGAAGCTTTGGACGTTTTTAGAGAGTGGCAAAGCAAACTCGATAAGGTTCCCTACTAA
- the aceB gene encoding malate synthase A, translated as MSEQLKSEIVSPEAAAFLISLHEKFDNLRQNLLIQRRTQAERFAEGHRPDFLPHTEEIRRSEWQVAEAPHDLRDRRVEITGPAEPKMMINALNSGARVFMADLEDSLSPSWTNILTAQKALQHAVRRTLVHSAEDKIYKLNEKTATLVVRPRGLHLDEKNFLIRGEPISASLFDFGLYFFHNATELLRRGTGPYFYLPKLENHEEAAWWNDVFNFAQDRLQIPRGTIRATVLIETITAAFEMEEILYALKDHAAGLNAGRWDYIFSLIKKFHAHEEFLTPDRSSITMSTPFMDAYCRLLVQTCHRRQAHAIGGMAAFIPNRRDPELTQNAFKKVAEDKKREARIGFDGTWVAHPDLIPVAEEELTRVLKDNPHQMHAMPPIAIRSEDLLNLPSAKNQITEQGVRTNINISLMYIDRWLTGTGAAALHNMMEDVATAEISRSQLWQWLHHRVHLSNGRVFTPEYYRELLQEEVIKLIPHRLPCLDEAVELLNSLVLSKQFHEFMTISAYEILNQTYLKGAAHDFKQGPSVSPA; from the coding sequence ATGAGTGAACAACTTAAGTCCGAAATCGTTTCTCCTGAAGCAGCAGCGTTTCTCATTTCCTTACACGAAAAATTCGATAATCTGCGACAAAACTTACTTATTCAAAGAAGAACTCAAGCAGAAAGATTTGCCGAGGGTCATCGACCGGATTTCCTTCCACATACGGAAGAAATACGCAGATCCGAGTGGCAAGTTGCAGAAGCTCCACATGATCTCCGTGATCGCCGTGTCGAGATCACCGGTCCCGCCGAACCAAAAATGATGATCAACGCCCTCAACTCTGGAGCCCGCGTTTTCATGGCGGATCTTGAGGATTCCCTTTCGCCCAGTTGGACAAATATTTTAACGGCCCAAAAAGCATTGCAACATGCAGTCAGAAGAACACTCGTACACAGTGCCGAAGATAAAATATACAAACTCAATGAAAAGACTGCGACGTTGGTTGTTCGTCCTCGCGGATTACATCTCGACGAGAAGAATTTCCTGATTCGCGGCGAGCCCATTTCGGCATCCCTTTTTGATTTTGGACTTTATTTCTTCCACAACGCTACGGAGCTTCTGCGCCGGGGTACAGGTCCTTATTTTTATCTTCCTAAACTTGAGAATCATGAAGAGGCGGCCTGGTGGAATGACGTTTTCAATTTTGCTCAAGACCGCTTGCAAATTCCACGCGGAACTATCCGCGCGACGGTCCTGATTGAAACAATCACCGCGGCTTTTGAAATGGAAGAGATTCTTTACGCCTTAAAAGATCACGCCGCCGGACTCAATGCTGGAAGATGGGACTATATTTTCAGTCTTATAAAAAAGTTTCATGCACACGAAGAGTTTCTTACGCCCGATCGCTCTTCGATTACGATGAGCACTCCTTTTATGGATGCTTACTGCCGCTTGCTTGTGCAAACATGCCACCGTCGTCAAGCACATGCCATTGGCGGTATGGCCGCGTTCATTCCGAATCGCCGCGATCCAGAACTCACGCAGAACGCATTTAAAAAAGTTGCAGAAGATAAAAAAAGAGAGGCGCGCATTGGCTTCGACGGCACGTGGGTCGCTCACCCGGATCTTATTCCTGTTGCTGAAGAAGAGCTCACTCGTGTTCTAAAGGATAATCCCCATCAAATGCACGCCATGCCTCCTATCGCGATTCGCAGCGAAGACCTGTTAAATCTTCCCTCCGCGAAAAATCAAATCACGGAGCAGGGAGTGCGCACAAATATCAACATCAGTTTGATGTATATAGATCGCTGGCTCACTGGAACGGGTGCTGCAGCTCTTCATAATATGATGGAAGACGTCGCTACGGCTGAAATTTCCCGCAGTCAATTGTGGCAATGGCTTCATCACCGAGTACACCTTTCCAACGGCCGCGTTTTCACACCTGAATACTACCGCGAGCTTCTGCAGGAAGAAGTCATTAAACTTATTCCGCACAGACTCCCTTGCTTGGATGAAGCCGTTGAGCTTCTTAACTCCCTCGTGCTGTCTAAACAATTCCACGAGTTTATGACCATCAGCGCTT
- a CDS encoding adenylate cyclase yields MVFFWIGYVSISAYQFYGQSNKLADAEIASRKENLNYILQSSIGALVQEHSESLKDRLSQARKLGLIDFYILQKGDEVVFFENNSGDVNDLNHNYQRFNEFRESNGLTYKTIKVIDYRLTAGTASDRNSIIWKSFLVILPLLIKDIAMVSLMLGVICYLLLRDIMNLSKVLASRTRDGMEQIKTNSAEAETLLQASMGLEGERVRLENLSETYGETVGPAIRYELQSGRQAPYSFPATLCRVDLNGYTQMFLEKDDKYLTTILNQYFAKAREVIQRYDGLIYQFVGDEIVFLFKDEMAPDLSSESLAVACIRDLFYEATVIEQSLPPEANHYFKLKGSFAKGTMRFIQLDEGHAMSGLPLIESVRLLSLVDDKTHQVLTFFQEAAISADGLAFIFDRKTNQLKGFKEESLLCRTRDFNSIEWVFEAEMWDRLAYFRSDAHTAFVLKKVRLMAVTRRDDDIVRILHALKYHSFENTTPEMVAEAETTLNSFLRGEEEGLLSTKALSAVVTLIGRIIPQSLWTASLQSSIEILLEHKDPRVQANAIVVLGKYGYPARKIWENMFSQNNRVAADTIVEVAKQQLNADVWDALHRLLNSPHPSSQRSGEYALNTILNYYKETDPVYLKTNPILTKMQTFTSRKSA; encoded by the coding sequence ATGGTTTTCTTTTGGATCGGTTATGTTTCTATCTCGGCCTACCAGTTTTATGGGCAATCCAACAAGCTTGCCGATGCTGAAATCGCTTCCAGAAAAGAGAATCTCAACTATATCTTACAAAGTTCGATCGGAGCTTTGGTTCAAGAACATTCAGAAAGTCTAAAAGATCGTCTATCACAGGCACGAAAGCTCGGACTGATTGATTTTTACATTCTTCAGAAAGGTGATGAGGTTGTCTTTTTTGAAAACAACTCCGGCGACGTCAACGACCTCAATCACAACTATCAAAGATTCAATGAATTTCGCGAGTCCAATGGACTGACTTACAAGACGATCAAAGTCATTGATTACAGACTCACAGCTGGGACGGCTTCTGATCGCAACAGCATTATTTGGAAATCGTTTCTCGTTATTCTTCCTCTCTTGATAAAAGATATTGCAATGGTTTCTCTAATGCTGGGAGTGATTTGCTATCTTCTTCTCAGAGACATTATGAACCTTAGCAAAGTTCTTGCTAGCCGCACTCGTGACGGCATGGAGCAAATCAAAACCAATTCAGCGGAAGCGGAGACTCTCTTACAAGCATCCATGGGTCTTGAAGGCGAGCGCGTTCGTTTGGAGAATCTTAGCGAAACTTATGGAGAAACCGTCGGACCTGCCATTCGTTACGAATTGCAAAGCGGGAGACAAGCTCCTTACAGTTTTCCTGCGACTCTTTGCCGTGTGGACCTCAATGGTTATACGCAGATGTTTTTGGAAAAAGACGACAAGTATCTCACAACGATTCTTAATCAATACTTCGCCAAAGCCCGCGAGGTGATTCAACGCTACGACGGTTTGATTTATCAATTTGTTGGTGACGAGATTGTTTTCCTCTTCAAAGACGAAATGGCTCCAGATCTTTCTTCTGAATCGCTTGCCGTCGCCTGTATTCGCGACTTGTTTTACGAAGCCACTGTGATAGAACAAAGTCTTCCACCTGAAGCAAATCACTATTTCAAACTTAAGGGTTCCTTCGCCAAAGGCACAATGCGTTTCATTCAGTTGGATGAAGGCCATGCCATGAGCGGGTTGCCATTGATCGAATCTGTTCGCCTGCTTTCTTTGGTTGACGATAAAACTCACCAGGTGCTGACATTCTTCCAAGAAGCGGCAATCAGTGCCGACGGATTAGCCTTTATCTTTGACCGTAAGACAAACCAATTAAAAGGTTTTAAAGAAGAATCTCTTCTGTGTCGCACTCGAGACTTTAATTCTATCGAATGGGTTTTCGAGGCGGAAATGTGGGATCGTCTGGCTTATTTTAGATCCGACGCACACACGGCCTTTGTTCTGAAAAAAGTACGCTTGATGGCAGTCACTCGCCGAGATGATGACATCGTTCGCATTCTCCACGCTTTGAAATATCATAGTTTTGAAAACACGACACCGGAAATGGTTGCGGAAGCAGAAACGACTTTGAACTCTTTCCTGCGCGGGGAAGAGGAAGGACTTCTCAGCACCAAAGCTCTTTCTGCCGTCGTCACTCTTATCGGACGAATTATTCCACAGAGTCTGTGGACGGCATCTTTACAAAGTTCCATCGAAATACTTTTGGAGCACAAAGATCCTCGTGTTCAGGCGAACGCAATCGTTGTTCTTGGAAAATACGGTTATCCCGCACGCAAAATTTGGGAGAATATGTTTTCTCAAAACAACCGCGTGGCAGCAGATACGATTGTCGAGGTGGCCAAGCAGCAGCTTAACGCCGACGTGTGGGACGCTCTCCACAGACTTCTCAACAGTCCTCACCCAAGCAGTCAGCGCTCGGGCGAGTACGCACTCAATACCATTTTGAATTATTATAAAGAAACGGATCCGGTTTATTTAAAAACAAATCCGATTTTAACAAAGATGCAGACCTTCACATCGCGAAAGTCTGCTTAA
- a CDS encoding DedA family protein, which translates to MEIVDIILHLDQHIPEWIAYFGPWLYVILFLIIFAETGLVVTPFLPGDSLLFALGAFTTVENGLNLWILLSSLTIAGILGDTVNYHIGKYVGPKVFESNSRFFKKEYLDQTHAFYERWGAFTIVAARFAPIVRTFAPFVAGIGAMNYRKFLAYNVIGAVAWVFIFVLAGHFFGNLPVVKKNFHIVIFGVIGVSLIPIIWPWISSKLQKLKRAQH; encoded by the coding sequence ATGGAAATCGTCGATATTATCCTGCATCTTGATCAACACATTCCCGAATGGATCGCTTACTTTGGTCCGTGGTTGTATGTGATTTTATTCCTTATCATCTTTGCAGAAACGGGCCTTGTTGTGACTCCGTTCTTGCCAGGTGATTCTTTGTTGTTTGCCTTGGGTGCATTTACAACCGTAGAAAATGGATTAAACCTTTGGATTCTTTTATCGAGCTTAACGATTGCAGGCATTTTGGGAGATACCGTTAACTACCACATTGGTAAGTACGTCGGTCCCAAAGTCTTCGAAAGTAATTCGCGCTTCTTTAAAAAAGAGTATCTTGATCAGACACATGCATTTTATGAAAGATGGGGAGCTTTTACGATTGTAGCCGCTCGTTTTGCTCCGATCGTTCGTACATTTGCTCCGTTTGTTGCTGGAATTGGAGCCATGAATTATAGAAAGTTTTTGGCGTACAATGTGATTGGCGCGGTTGCATGGGTTTTCATCTTCGTTCTCGCGGGGCATTTCTTTGGAAATCTTCCTGTTGTTAAGAAGAACTTCCACATCGTGATCTTTGGCGTGATCGGTGTATCTTTGATTCCAATTATTTGGCCGTGGATTTCAAGCAAGCTCCAAAAACTTAAAAGAGCGCAGCACTAG